Proteins from one Triticum aestivum cultivar Chinese Spring chromosome 7A, IWGSC CS RefSeq v2.1, whole genome shotgun sequence genomic window:
- the LOC123153697 gene encoding BTB/POZ and MATH domain-containing protein 1-like, with translation MEKTCTKLTGAARLVRVLKVEGYSAATAMCTATNMREPVFDGCIKSRWNVGGYDWETSLYPATLVFGTGYDEPQFTKDAKPTTWKEKMAWENTKWVAVKLVYLGEPITRNLMVSLGCRLVDPMGIRDPLEEKHVSRIFKGHGVCSPSVVIKLIERRDLEASWYLRGDCLTLQCTITVLEELPVATFPPMDVHVTVPPSNLRQNLLELLRRGTGADVLFLVSGESFAAHRNILASRSTVFMAEFFGGMKKCSQVVEVKDMEAAVFKAMLHFIYTDEAPELGQEKGAVTAMAQHLLAAADRYALDRLKLICQVKLSRGISVHTAATTLASAEQHNCSQLKAKCVEFENTTLSPSPEWRWRRIYHPSLADGRLLVVSGRSVPVPVLGRGRVVRGEGW, from the coding sequence ATGGAAAAGACCTGCACAAAGCTCACCGGGGCTGCTCGCTTGGTGCGGGTGCTCAAGGTCGAGGGCTACAGCGCGGCCACGGCCATGTGCACCGCCACCAACATGAGGGAACCCGTCTTCGACGGTTGCATCAAATCCAGATGGAACGTCGGCGGGTACGACTGGGAAACCAGTCTGTACCCCGCGACGCTGGTGTTCGGCACCGGCTACGACGAGCCGCAGTTCACCAAGGACGCCAAGCCCACGACGTGGAAGGAAAAAATGGCCTGGGAAAACACGAAGTGGGTTGCCGTCAAGCTTGTCTACCTCGGTGAGCCCATAACGCGCAACCTGATGGTGAGCCTGGGCTGCCGTCTGGTGGATCCAATGGGGATACGTGATCCGCTGGAGGAGAAGCACGTGTCGCGCATATTCAAGGGCCATGGGGTGTGCTCGCCTTCGGTGGTGATCAAGCTAATCGAGAGGCGAGATCTGGAAGCGTCGTGGTATCTCAGGGGTGATTGCCTGACCCTGCAGTGCACCATCACGGTGCTCGAGGAATTGCCGGTTGCAACCTTCCCGCCCATGGATGTGCACGTGACGGTGCCACCTTCGAACCTGCGCCAGAACCTCCTCGAACTCCTGCGTAGAGGGACTGGCGCCGACGTCTTGTTTCTTGTCTCCGGTGAGTCTTTTGCCGCGCACAGGAACATACTCGCTTCGAGGTCTACGGTTTTCATGGCCGAGTTCTttggagggatgaagaagtgctcGCAGGTTGTGGAGGTCAAGGATATGGAGGCGGCAGTGTTCAAGGCCATGCTTCACTTCATCTACACCGATGAAGCGCCTGAACTCGGCCAGGAGAAAGGGGCCGTGACCGCGATGGCTCAGCATCTGCTTGCGGCTGCGGACAGGTACGCACTGGACAGGCTCAAGCTGATTTGCCAGGTCAAGCTCTCTCGTGGCATCTCCGTGCACACGGCAGCGACGACTCTCGCATCAGCCGAGCAGCACAACTGTTCGCAGCTCAAGGCCAAATGTGTCGAGTTCGAAAACACGACCTTATCCCCTTCCCCcgagtggcggtggcggcggatctaCCATCCTTCTTTGGCGGACGGGCGGCTGCTGGTGGTCTCTGGTCGGTCAGTGCCAGTACCTGTGTTGGGGCGAGGCAGGGTGGTTCGGGGGGAAGGCTGGTAG